One window of the Pyrus communis chromosome 17, drPyrComm1.1, whole genome shotgun sequence genome contains the following:
- the LOC137722778 gene encoding uncharacterized protein — protein sequence MSESKSKVDSLREWVVEHKLRSVGCLWLSGIVGSIAYNWSQPGMKTSVRIIHARLHAQALTLAALAGAAVVEYYDHKTGAKHDKYAKYFPIENFNKD from the exons ATGTCGGAATCCAAGAGCAAGGTCGATTCTCTCAGGGAATGGGTTGTCGAGCACAAGCTTCGATCCGTTG GTTGTCTATGGCTAAGTGGAATTGTGGGTTCGATAGCTTACAACTGGTCTCAGCCCGGCATGAAAACCAGTGTGAGGATCATTCACGCCAG GTTGCACGCACAGGCTCTGACGCTCGCCGCATTAGCCGGTGCAGCAGTGGTCGAGTACTATGACCACAAAACTGGAGCAAAGCATGATAAATACGCGAAGTACTTCCCAATTGAGAACTTTAACAAGGATTAA